One Peribacillus simplex NBRC 15720 = DSM 1321 genomic region harbors:
- the polX gene encoding DNA polymerase/3'-5' exonuclease PolX, with translation MTINKKDIIKLLEKIAIYMELKGENPFKVSAFRKAAGALETDDRSLSAIEDFTALNGIGKGTASVIEEYINEGKSTVLEELQEQVPKGLIPLLQLQGLGGKKIAKLHKELHVNDVNDLKIACEEGRVAALAGFGKKTEVKILSAIAEAGSRPDRLPLAFMRPIADDIETALANMEYIIRSSRAGSIRRMRETIKDLDFIISTDHPEEVKNQLLALKGIKQVIAAGDTKVSVVLDYEYDISVDFRIVKDKEFITTLHHFTGSKDHNVRMRQLAKDRGEKISEYGVEVTETGDVLTFETEEQFYNHFGLPFIPPELREDGTEVEHYDANEPLISLEAIKGDLHMHTTWSDGAHTIEEMIEACRAKGYRYMAITDHSQYLKVANGLTVERLREQKRIIHELNEKYADFTVLSGIEMDILPDGTLDYDDELLAEMDLVIASIHSSFSQPRETIMERLKTALNNPHVDIIAHPTGRIIGRRAGYDVDIEMLIELARETNTALELNANPNRLDLAPPHLRKAQEAGVPIVINTDAHSIDMLEHMPVGVSSAKKGWIKESTVLNARDTDGLLAFLKRND, from the coding sequence ATGACAATTAATAAAAAAGATATCATTAAACTATTAGAAAAAATTGCAATATATATGGAACTAAAAGGAGAGAACCCGTTCAAGGTTTCAGCTTTCCGAAAGGCAGCGGGCGCCTTGGAAACGGATGACCGGAGCCTGTCGGCCATCGAAGACTTTACCGCTTTAAATGGAATCGGGAAAGGAACGGCATCGGTCATCGAAGAGTATATAAATGAGGGAAAATCGACGGTACTTGAAGAGCTTCAGGAGCAGGTGCCAAAAGGATTGATTCCGCTCCTTCAGCTTCAAGGTTTGGGCGGGAAGAAAATTGCCAAGCTTCATAAAGAGCTGCATGTCAATGATGTGAATGATCTTAAAATCGCCTGTGAGGAAGGCAGGGTTGCGGCGCTTGCCGGTTTCGGCAAAAAAACGGAAGTTAAGATCCTGTCTGCAATTGCCGAGGCGGGTTCAAGGCCCGATCGGCTGCCCCTTGCCTTCATGAGGCCGATTGCGGATGATATTGAAACGGCCCTTGCTAACATGGAATACATAATCCGTTCTTCCAGGGCCGGCAGCATCCGGCGTATGAGGGAAACCATCAAGGACCTCGATTTCATTATCTCGACAGATCATCCTGAAGAGGTTAAGAATCAACTGCTTGCATTAAAGGGAATAAAGCAGGTGATTGCGGCCGGTGATACAAAAGTATCGGTCGTCCTTGATTATGAATATGATATTTCTGTTGATTTCCGAATCGTGAAGGATAAGGAATTCATCACGACACTCCATCATTTTACAGGTTCGAAAGATCACAATGTGCGGATGCGCCAGCTGGCTAAAGATCGCGGAGAGAAAATCAGCGAATATGGGGTGGAAGTGACTGAAACCGGTGATGTATTGACTTTTGAAACGGAAGAACAATTTTATAATCATTTTGGCCTTCCTTTTATTCCGCCAGAACTGCGTGAAGACGGAACGGAAGTGGAGCATTATGATGCAAATGAACCTCTCATATCTTTAGAGGCCATCAAAGGTGACCTGCACATGCATACGACATGGAGTGACGGTGCCCATACGATTGAAGAAATGATTGAAGCATGCCGTGCAAAAGGGTATCGATATATGGCCATCACCGATCATTCGCAATATCTGAAAGTGGCGAACGGCTTGACCGTGGAACGTTTACGTGAACAAAAACGGATCATCCATGAACTAAATGAAAAATACGCTGACTTTACCGTTCTTTCAGGGATTGAAATGGATATACTTCCTGATGGGACACTTGATTATGACGATGAGCTGCTTGCAGAGATGGATTTGGTGATCGCATCGATTCACTCAAGCTTTTCACAGCCTCGGGAAACGATCATGGAGCGCTTAAAAACGGCTCTGAATAATCCGCATGTCGATATCATCGCCCATCCAACGGGAAGGATCATTGGCAGACGCGCCGGATATGATGTTGATATAGAGATGCTGATCGAACTGGCTCGTGAGACGAATACTGCCTTGGAATTGAATGCGAATCCGAACCGATTGGATTTGGCACCTCCCCATCTGCGCAAGGCACAGGAAGCAGGCGTTCCGATCGTAATCAATACGGATGCACACAGCATCGACATGCTTGAACATATGCCTGTTGGGGTCTCGTCGGCCAAAAAGGGCTGGATTAAAGAATCAACGGTTCTTAATGCAAGGGATACAGACGGCTTATTAGCGTTTTTAAAGAGAAATGATTAA
- a CDS encoding long-chain-fatty-acid--CoA ligase, producing the protein MSNKPWQAIYPEQIPAVLSYEDKPLYSFLKESAEEFPDKVSIHFQGKELTFREVHESALKFAAYLKSIGLQKGERVAVMLPNCPQGVISFFGILMAGGVVVQTNPTYTERELEYQMKDSGAKIILAMDILFPRVTAVASRTDIEHIIVTAIKEYLPFPKNLIYPFIQKKQYGIVINVEHAGNHHLFSEIMKRKITEEVTEPIDVHNDLALLQYTGGTTGFPKGVMLTHKNLLANTKMCNAWLYKNKRGEERILAILPFFHVYGMTTVLVLSVMEGNTMIIMPKFDVEATLKTIQKQKPTMFPGAPTMYIGLLNHPDIAKYDLSSINACISGSASLPLEVQEQFEKITGGKLVEGYGLSETSPVTHANFIWDQPRVKGSVGLPWPDTDSVILSLENFEELPPNEIGEIAIKGPQVMQGYWNRPDETEKTFKNGWLLTGDLGYMDEQGFFYVVERKKDTIIAGGFNIYPREVEEVLYEHEAVQEVVVAGIPDPYRGETVKAYVVLKKNARATEEELNEFARKNLASYKVPRSYEFRDELPKTTIGKILRRVLIEEEKKKISEERKEA; encoded by the coding sequence ATGAGCAATAAGCCATGGCAAGCTATTTATCCGGAACAGATACCCGCTGTATTGTCGTACGAAGATAAACCTCTTTATTCTTTTTTGAAGGAATCAGCCGAAGAATTCCCTGATAAAGTATCGATTCATTTCCAGGGAAAAGAATTAACTTTCCGGGAAGTGCATGAATCTGCTTTAAAGTTTGCAGCCTATTTAAAAAGTATCGGTCTTCAAAAAGGTGAACGCGTTGCCGTCATGCTTCCTAATTGTCCTCAAGGTGTAATAAGCTTTTTTGGGATATTGATGGCCGGCGGAGTCGTGGTTCAAACGAATCCAACCTATACTGAACGTGAATTAGAATATCAAATGAAAGATTCTGGAGCGAAAATAATTTTAGCGATGGATATTTTATTTCCCCGTGTCACTGCAGTCGCATCAAGAACGGATATAGAACATATAATTGTAACCGCTATCAAGGAATATTTGCCATTCCCGAAAAACCTTATCTACCCTTTTATTCAAAAAAAGCAATACGGCATTGTCATCAATGTGGAGCATGCAGGAAATCATCATTTATTTTCCGAAATCATGAAACGAAAGATCACTGAAGAAGTCACTGAGCCGATCGATGTGCATAATGACCTTGCACTTTTGCAATATACCGGTGGGACAACAGGTTTTCCCAAAGGGGTCATGCTTACCCATAAGAACTTGCTGGCTAATACGAAAATGTGCAATGCATGGCTTTATAAAAATAAGCGCGGTGAGGAAAGGATCCTTGCGATTCTGCCTTTCTTCCATGTGTACGGTATGACTACGGTCTTGGTCCTTTCCGTCATGGAAGGGAACACCATGATCATCATGCCGAAGTTTGATGTCGAAGCGACGCTTAAAACCATCCAAAAACAGAAACCGACCATGTTTCCAGGAGCGCCAACGATGTATATCGGCCTCTTGAACCATCCGGATATCGCTAAATATGACCTTTCTTCCATAAATGCCTGTATAAGCGGTTCAGCATCATTGCCCTTAGAGGTCCAAGAGCAGTTTGAGAAAATTACCGGCGGGAAGCTTGTTGAAGGCTATGGACTTTCTGAAACCTCACCGGTGACCCATGCTAATTTCATTTGGGATCAGCCTCGTGTAAAAGGAAGCGTTGGACTGCCGTGGCCAGACACTGACTCGGTGATTCTGTCCCTGGAAAACTTTGAAGAGCTTCCTCCGAATGAAATAGGAGAAATTGCCATAAAAGGACCACAGGTAATGCAAGGATATTGGAACCGTCCGGATGAAACGGAAAAAACCTTTAAAAATGGCTGGTTGCTTACAGGAGATCTGGGTTACATGGATGAGCAGGGGTTCTTTTATGTGGTCGAGAGGAAAAAGGATACAATCATTGCAGGAGGTTTCAATATATATCCACGTGAGGTGGAAGAGGTGCTATACGAGCATGAGGCCGTACAGGAAGTAGTTGTGGCAGGTATCCCTGACCCTTATCGAGGTGAGACCGTCAAGGCCTATGTCGTACTGAAAAAAAATGCCAGGGCCACTGAAGAGGAATTGAATGAATTTGCCAGAAAAAACCTGGCTTCCTATAAGGTGCCGCGCAGCTATGAATTCAGGGATGAACTTCCTAAAACGACGATAGGAAAAATCCTGAGAAGAGTCCTTATCGAGGAAGAAAAGAAAAAAATATCTGAGGAAAGAAAAGAAGCTTAA
- a CDS encoding DUF350 domain-containing protein, which yields MENMWENEYVYIAARYSVVILCIIVFLSIFELVTKYKNWEEIKQGNLSVALATGGKIFGIAYVFQQSILHQNSLITMIGWGVYGFVLLLIGYFIFEFMTPGFKIDEEIQKDNRAVGFLSMIISIALSFVIGAGIS from the coding sequence ATGGAGAACATGTGGGAAAATGAATATGTATATATAGCTGCTCGTTACAGTGTCGTTATTCTGTGCATTATTGTTTTTTTATCCATTTTTGAACTTGTCACAAAGTACAAGAACTGGGAGGAAATCAAACAGGGAAACCTTTCTGTCGCGTTGGCAACAGGTGGTAAAATATTTGGAATCGCCTATGTATTCCAACAATCCATCCTCCATCAGAATTCGCTTATTACCATGATTGGCTGGGGCGTTTACGGATTTGTCCTGCTGTTGATCGGTTATTTCATTTTTGAATTTATGACTCCTGGATTTAAAATAGATGAAGAGATACAAAAAGATAATCGGGCAGTTGGATTCCTATCGATGATCATATCAATCGCATTATCTTTTGTCATCGGCGCCGGAATTTCTTAA
- a CDS encoding electron transfer flavoprotein subunit alpha/FixB family protein codes for MARKFLVLGEVRDGSLRNVSFEAIGAAKLAADGGEIVGVLVGDSVQNFGNELIQYGADRVVAVENDQLKQYTSDGYAQSLLAVIEQEKPEGIFFGHTALGKDLAPKLAGKLESGLISDVTSIEEEGGNIVFTRPIYSGKAFEKKIVTDGVIFATIRPNNIEPLAKDESRSGDVSTLSVDIKDLRTIIKDVVRKASEGVDLSEAKVVIAGGRGVKSEDGFEPLKELAQVLGGAVGASRGACDADYCDYSLQIGQTGKVVTPDLYIACGISGAIQHLAGMSNSKVIVAINKDPEANIFNVADYGIVGDLFEVVPLLTEEFKKLKVNA; via the coding sequence ATGGCTAGAAAGTTTCTTGTATTGGGCGAAGTTCGTGACGGTTCACTAAGAAATGTATCATTTGAAGCTATCGGTGCGGCTAAACTTGCTGCAGATGGCGGGGAAATCGTAGGTGTTTTAGTTGGTGATAGTGTTCAAAATTTTGGAAATGAATTGATCCAGTATGGCGCAGACCGGGTTGTTGCAGTCGAAAATGATCAATTGAAACAATATACTTCAGATGGATATGCGCAAAGCTTGCTTGCCGTCATCGAGCAGGAAAAGCCAGAAGGGATTTTCTTTGGACATACGGCCCTAGGAAAAGACCTTGCACCTAAATTGGCTGGAAAGCTTGAATCAGGATTGATCTCCGACGTTACATCCATTGAAGAAGAAGGCGGAAATATCGTTTTCACCCGCCCGATATATTCCGGTAAAGCATTTGAAAAGAAAATTGTTACAGATGGCGTGATATTCGCGACAATCCGTCCGAACAATATCGAACCATTAGCAAAAGATGAGTCCCGCTCTGGTGATGTTTCTACATTAAGTGTGGATATTAAGGATTTACGCACAATCATTAAAGATGTTGTTAGAAAAGCTAGTGAAGGGGTCGACCTTTCAGAAGCGAAAGTAGTCATCGCAGGTGGCCGCGGCGTGAAAAGTGAAGATGGTTTTGAACCATTAAAGGAACTGGCACAAGTTCTTGGCGGTGCGGTAGGAGCTTCCCGCGGAGCATGTGATGCAGACTATTGCGATTACTCTTTGCAAATCGGGCAAACGGGTAAAGTCGTAACACCTGACCTTTATATCGCCTGCGGAATTTCCGGTGCGATCCAGCATTTAGCGGGGATGTCCAACTCCAAGGTCATCGTTGCCATCAACAAAGACCCGGAAGCTAACATATTTAATGTGGCTGATTATGGAATCGTCGGAGACCTTTTCGAAGTCGTTCCATTACTTACGGAAGAATTCAAAAAACTTAAAGTTAACGCGTAA
- a CDS encoding TetR/AcrR family transcriptional regulator: MKSNRPKYNQIIDAAVIVIAQNGYYQAQVSKIAKQAGVADGTIYLYFKNKEDILISLFHEKMGYFVEQIEEELKGKTTASDKLHVLIQKHFQNLSEDVNLAIVTQLELRQSNKELRLRINDVLRGYLNLIDQIIIEGKENGEFLPDLNSLLTRQMIFGTIDETVTTWVMNEQKYSLPDLAPDVHRLLIGGCGLKS, translated from the coding sequence GTGAAAAGCAACAGACCAAAGTATAATCAAATTATTGATGCGGCAGTTATCGTCATTGCCCAAAACGGTTACTATCAAGCCCAAGTATCCAAAATCGCCAAGCAGGCAGGCGTAGCGGATGGCACCATATATCTTTATTTTAAAAATAAAGAAGATATCTTAATATCATTATTCCATGAAAAGATGGGCTATTTTGTGGAACAGATCGAAGAAGAACTAAAAGGAAAGACAACTGCTTCGGATAAACTTCATGTGCTTATCCAAAAACATTTTCAAAACCTTTCAGAAGACGTGAATTTAGCAATTGTCACTCAGTTGGAATTAAGACAGTCGAATAAAGAATTGCGCCTAAGAATTAATGATGTGTTAAGAGGGTATTTAAATTTAATCGATCAGATCATTATAGAAGGAAAAGAGAACGGCGAATTCCTGCCTGATTTAAATAGTTTACTTACCAGGCAGATGATTTTTGGAACGATTGACGAAACAGTGACGACTTGGGTCATGAATGAGCAAAAGTACTCGCTTCCTGACCTTGCACCAGACGTTCACCGCCTTCTAATTGGCGGCTGTGGCCTGAAAAGTTAA
- a CDS encoding GNAT family N-acetyltransferase, with product MDHSKLIQKIEELSLNALPAIQTQIYDGWVIRFADGYTKRANSITPIYTSNENVKKKILNCEQLYFAKNDKAVYKMTPQAKPINLDRVLEESGYVLEGTTSVQVLNLAETESPNETNVIKYDHLHDDWFHDFCLLSNINDHDQTILKKMLGNIIPQTCFMLLTDEGGTVTASGLGVLEDEYIGLYNIITHENFRNQGNGAILIRNLLHWGKENGAKNAYLQVIETNEPALCLYGKMGFEEKYKYWYRIKTKE from the coding sequence ATGGATCACTCCAAATTGATACAAAAGATTGAAGAATTATCGCTGAATGCTTTACCGGCCATACAAACGCAAATCTATGACGGATGGGTTATCCGATTTGCGGATGGATATACGAAACGGGCGAATTCTATCACCCCCATCTATACATCTAATGAAAATGTGAAAAAGAAAATATTGAATTGTGAACAATTATATTTTGCAAAGAATGATAAGGCAGTGTACAAAATGACTCCACAGGCAAAGCCTATCAACTTGGATAGAGTACTGGAAGAGTCCGGGTATGTCCTTGAGGGAACAACAAGTGTCCAAGTATTGAATTTGGCAGAAACAGAATCACCGAATGAAACCAATGTCATAAAGTATGATCATTTACATGATGACTGGTTTCACGATTTCTGCCTACTAAGTAATATCAATGATCATGATCAAACCATCCTGAAAAAGATGTTAGGGAATATCATTCCACAAACATGCTTTATGTTGTTGACTGATGAGGGGGGAACTGTGACAGCAAGTGGACTGGGTGTTTTGGAAGACGAATACATAGGCCTGTACAATATCATTACCCATGAAAACTTTCGAAACCAAGGCAATGGTGCAATACTCATTCGTAATCTATTGCATTGGGGTAAAGAAAATGGGGCAAAAAATGCTTATCTTCAGGTGATAGAAACGAACGAGCCTGCTTTATGCTTGTACGGGAAAATGGGGTTTGAAGAAAAATATAAATATTGGTATAGAATTAAAACTAAGGAGTAG
- a CDS encoding enoyl-CoA hydratase, producing the protein MEYLKLSVENHVAFITIDHAPANALSSAIIGELSQAFDQIEKDEAVRVVLLHGEGRFFSAGADIKEFTEVKNGKAFEKLTKNGQSVFEKIESFPKPVIAAIHGAALGGGLELAMACHIRLVTERAKLGLPELQLGLIPGFAGTQRLPRYVGMAKAAEMLFTSEPISGTQAVQCGLANHAFTDEELIPKAKELANKIAKKSPLALKSAIELLNYSKHDSYHKGVEREAALFGQAFDTADAQEGIAAFIEKREAVFKGQ; encoded by the coding sequence ATGGAATACCTTAAGCTTTCTGTCGAAAATCATGTGGCTTTTATAACGATTGATCATGCACCTGCAAATGCGCTTTCCTCGGCTATCATCGGAGAGCTGTCACAGGCCTTCGATCAAATTGAGAAAGACGAAGCCGTAAGGGTTGTCCTTCTTCATGGTGAAGGAAGATTCTTCTCTGCAGGAGCAGATATTAAAGAATTTACAGAAGTGAAAAACGGGAAAGCTTTCGAGAAACTGACCAAGAATGGGCAATCTGTATTTGAGAAAATCGAATCCTTTCCAAAACCGGTCATTGCAGCCATCCATGGAGCGGCGCTTGGCGGAGGATTGGAGCTGGCTATGGCCTGTCACATCCGTTTGGTAACTGAAAGGGCTAAACTGGGTTTGCCTGAGCTGCAGTTGGGCTTAATCCCTGGATTTGCTGGGACCCAACGTCTTCCTCGTTATGTGGGCATGGCAAAGGCAGCTGAAATGCTGTTTACAAGTGAACCTATTTCAGGAACCCAAGCTGTGCAATGTGGATTGGCGAATCATGCCTTCACGGATGAAGAACTGATTCCTAAAGCTAAGGAACTAGCCAATAAAATTGCCAAGAAAAGCCCACTGGCTTTAAAGTCGGCCATTGAGTTATTAAATTATTCCAAGCATGATTCCTACCATAAAGGTGTGGAAAGGGAAGCAGCCCTCTTTGGCCAAGCTTTCGATACCGCTGATGCACAAGAAGGAATCGCCGCTTTCATTGAAAAAAGGGAAGCTGTATTCAAAGGGCAATGA
- a CDS encoding electron transfer flavoprotein subunit beta/FixA family protein, whose amino-acid sequence MNIYVLLKRTFDTEEKITLSNGKINEDGAEFIINPYDEYAVEEAIQVRDAQGGEVTVISVGTEEAEKQLRTALAMGADKAVLINIEDDIENGDQFTTAKIIGEYLKGKNADLIIAGNVAIDGGSGQVGPRVAEILEIPYITTITKLDIANGNVSVIRDVEGDSETIEASLPLLVTAQQGLNEPRYPSLPGIMKAKKKPLEELELDDLDLEEEDVEAKTKTIEIYLPAKKEAGKVLDGEIGDQVSELVQLLRSEAKVI is encoded by the coding sequence GTGAACATTTATGTACTGCTGAAAAGAACATTTGATACAGAAGAAAAAATTACACTATCTAACGGGAAAATTAATGAGGATGGAGCAGAATTCATCATTAATCCATACGATGAGTATGCAGTTGAAGAAGCAATCCAGGTGCGTGATGCACAAGGCGGCGAAGTAACGGTTATTTCTGTCGGAACCGAAGAGGCTGAAAAGCAATTACGCACAGCGCTGGCAATGGGTGCTGACAAAGCCGTATTGATAAATATAGAAGACGACATAGAAAATGGCGACCAATTCACGACTGCCAAAATTATAGGCGAATACTTAAAAGGTAAAAATGCCGATTTAATCATTGCAGGGAACGTTGCAATCGATGGCGGTTCTGGTCAAGTGGGACCACGCGTTGCCGAAATTTTAGAAATTCCTTATATTACAACCATTACTAAACTGGACATCGCAAATGGAAATGTAAGCGTTATCCGTGATGTCGAAGGGGATTCTGAAACGATCGAAGCATCCCTTCCATTGTTGGTGACAGCTCAACAAGGGCTAAATGAGCCACGTTATCCTTCATTGCCAGGAATCATGAAAGCGAAGAAAAAACCGCTTGAAGAATTGGAATTGGATGACCTGGATTTGGAAGAAGAAGACGTTGAAGCAAAAACAAAAACGATTGAAATATACCTTCCTGCTAAAAAAGAAGCTGGAAAAGTATTGGACGGCGAAATCGGTGATCAAGTTAGCGAACTTGTTCAATTATTACGCAGTGAAGCAAAAGTGATTTAA
- the trxA gene encoding thioredoxin → MAIVNATDQTFTTDTSEGVVLVDFWAPWCGPCKMIAPVLQELDTEIGDTAKIVKVDVDENQETAGKFGVMSIPTLIVLKDGEVVDKVVGFQPKEALAELIAKHA, encoded by the coding sequence ATGGCTATTGTAAATGCAACTGACCAAACTTTCACAACTGATACTAGCGAAGGTGTCGTTCTTGTAGATTTTTGGGCTCCATGGTGTGGACCTTGTAAAATGATCGCTCCTGTTCTTCAAGAGCTTGATACTGAAATTGGCGATACAGCAAAAATCGTAAAAGTGGATGTAGATGAAAACCAAGAAACAGCTGGAAAATTCGGTGTGATGAGCATCCCGACATTAATCGTCCTTAAAGACGGTGAAGTGGTTGACAAGGTTGTTGGTTTCCAACCTAAAGAAGCACTTGCTGAACTTATTGCAAAACACGCGTAA
- a CDS encoding endonuclease MutS2, whose translation MHNKALKTLEFHKIKEQLISHASSSIGKEKAEQLMPSTDFEEVSRWQEETDESAKIVRLKGNLPLGGIFDIRPHAKRAQIGGMLSPMELMELASTIRAGRILSRFFEELAEQEIDVPLLAEYIDSLHPLIDLQQEITYAVSEHGEVMDSASDKLRTLRNQIRTNESRVREKLESMIRSSNASTMLSDAIITIRNDRFVIPVKQEYRSVYGGIIHDQSSSGQTLFIEPQAIVQLNNVLQETRVKETQEIERILVELSEKVGAFTPELLHNVKVLAQIDFLVAKAKYAKAIKGSKPILNNEGRVKLFKAKHPLIPSDVVVANDIFLGDEFTTIVITGPNTGGKTVTLKTIGLCTLMAQSGLQIPALDGSETAVFSSVYADIGDEQSIEQSLSTFSSHMVNIVDILKHVDYDSLVLFDELGAGTDPQEGAALAISILDEVYKRGARVIATTHYPELKAYGYDREGVINASVEFNVETLSPTYKLLIGVPGRSNAFEISKRLGLEESVISNARSHIGEDTNKVENMIASLEDSRKKAEEEELEAKNHLEQAEILHKDLQRQIGEYHEERDAMVEKAAKEAAAIVENAQKEAEAIISDLRKLRLEKHADVKEHELIDAKKRLEEAAPKVKKTSNKAARPLDKSLKPGDEVKVVSFGQKGHLIEKVSNNEWQVQIGIMKMKVKESDLEFVKATKVKETKPLTTIKGRDYHVSVELDLRGERFENAISRVEKYIDDALLAGYSSVSIIHGKGTGALRSGVQEYLKNHRSVKRIRFGEAGEGGTGVTVVEFK comes from the coding sequence ATGCATAATAAAGCTTTAAAGACATTGGAATTTCATAAAATAAAAGAACAATTAATCTCACACGCATCCTCATCCATAGGAAAAGAGAAGGCAGAGCAATTGATGCCTTCCACGGATTTTGAAGAGGTTTCGAGATGGCAGGAAGAAACAGATGAGTCAGCCAAAATCGTCCGTTTGAAAGGCAACTTGCCATTGGGCGGGATTTTTGATATCCGTCCACATGCAAAAAGGGCACAGATTGGCGGAATGCTCTCACCGATGGAGTTGATGGAACTTGCGAGTACGATTCGTGCCGGCAGGATCCTCAGCCGTTTCTTCGAAGAACTCGCAGAGCAGGAAATTGATGTTCCGCTTTTAGCCGAATATATCGATTCTCTTCATCCATTGATTGATTTGCAACAGGAAATTACGTATGCAGTAAGCGAACATGGTGAAGTGATGGATTCTGCCAGCGACAAGCTTCGTACCCTAAGAAACCAGATTCGGACGAACGAAAGCCGTGTCAGGGAAAAACTAGAAAGCATGATCCGTTCTTCCAATGCATCAACAATGTTATCCGATGCCATCATCACCATCCGGAATGACCGATTCGTCATCCCGGTAAAACAGGAATACCGCAGTGTGTATGGCGGGATCATTCATGATCAATCCTCATCAGGGCAGACGTTGTTCATTGAACCGCAAGCAATCGTTCAACTGAATAATGTCCTGCAGGAAACCCGAGTGAAGGAAACGCAGGAAATAGAACGGATATTGGTCGAACTATCGGAAAAAGTCGGTGCGTTCACCCCTGAATTGCTTCATAATGTCAAAGTGCTTGCACAAATCGATTTCCTTGTCGCCAAGGCAAAGTATGCAAAAGCGATAAAAGGATCCAAGCCGATTCTGAATAATGAGGGACGCGTGAAATTATTCAAAGCGAAACACCCGCTCATTCCGAGTGATGTTGTCGTGGCCAATGATATTTTTCTTGGAGATGAATTTACGACAATCGTCATCACCGGTCCGAATACAGGTGGTAAGACGGTTACCCTGAAAACAATTGGGCTCTGTACGTTAATGGCCCAGTCCGGTCTGCAGATCCCTGCGCTGGATGGTTCCGAAACGGCTGTGTTTTCCTCTGTTTATGCCGATATTGGCGATGAACAGTCGATTGAACAAAGCTTAAGTACATTCTCATCGCATATGGTCAATATTGTCGATATCCTTAAGCATGTCGATTATGACAGTCTTGTTTTATTCGATGAGCTTGGAGCGGGTACTGACCCACAGGAAGGTGCCGCTTTGGCCATTTCCATTTTGGATGAAGTGTATAAGCGCGGAGCACGTGTGATTGCAACGACACATTACCCGGAATTAAAAGCGTATGGATATGATCGGGAAGGGGTCATTAATGCAAGCGTCGAATTTAATGTGGAAACCTTGAGTCCCACCTATAAACTTTTGATCGGTGTACCAGGGCGGAGTAATGCGTTTGAAATTTCCAAGCGCCTTGGTTTGGAAGAAAGCGTGATAAGCAACGCCCGCAGCCATATTGGTGAGGATACGAATAAAGTTGAGAATATGATAGCATCCCTTGAAGACAGCCGAAAGAAGGCCGAAGAAGAGGAGCTGGAAGCCAAGAATCACCTGGAACAGGCGGAAATTCTTCATAAAGACCTTCAAAGGCAAATTGGTGAATACCATGAAGAACGGGATGCTATGGTCGAAAAGGCAGCAAAAGAGGCAGCGGCAATCGTTGAAAACGCACAAAAGGAAGCGGAAGCGATCATTTCCGACTTACGTAAACTGCGACTCGAAAAGCATGCCGATGTTAAAGAGCATGAACTGATCGATGCAAAAAAACGGCTTGAAGAAGCAGCGCCTAAAGTGAAAAAAACATCAAATAAAGCTGCGAGGCCGCTGGATAAAAGCTTGAAACCCGGAGATGAAGTAAAGGTCGTAAGCTTTGGTCAAAAAGGTCACTTGATAGAGAAGGTCTCGAATAATGAATGGCAGGTTCAGATCGGCATCATGAAAATGAAGGTGAAGGAGTCTGACCTGGAATTCGTCAAGGCCACAAAAGTTAAGGAAACAAAGCCGCTGACCACGATCAAAGGCCGCGATTATCACGTTAGCGTAGAACTTGATCTCCGTGGAGAACGCTTTGAAAATGCAATATCAAGAGTGGAAAAGTATATTGATGATGCTCTTTTGGCCGGTTATTCGAGTGTCTCCATCATTCATGGTAAAGGAACGGGCGCTCTTAGGTCCGGGGTCCAGGAATACTTGAAAAATCACCGCTCTGTCAAAAGGATTCGCTTCGGTGAAGCCGGTGAAGGCGGAACAGGTGTTACGGTGGTGGAATTTAAATAA